One Sulfolobus sp. S-194 DNA segment encodes these proteins:
- a CDS encoding 2-oxoacid:ferredoxin oxidoreductase subunit beta produces the protein MAVFKPQWNDWCPGCGNFGILNAEQQAIMELGVDPKNVIVVSGIGCSGKIPHFFRIPVSGVHTLHGRAIAFATGIKLSNPELVVIVNGGDGDLLGIGAGHFVAAGRRNVDMVVILHDNGVYGLTKGQASPTLKRGEKTKSLPRPNINDAINPIALAISSGYTFVARGYAYDVKHLKELIKSAIKHKGLALIDVLQPCPTYNDINTKEWYDKRIYKLETLPDWDPVIKKPEEVNEKIKRAIDKSLEWGDRIPIGIFYQNELVPSYEERIKTNSPAYFDYTPAKQLIEKEGKLTTIIDPLLKEREVD, from the coding sequence ATGGCGGTATTTAAACCTCAATGGAATGATTGGTGCCCTGGCTGTGGTAACTTTGGTATTTTAAACGCTGAACAGCAAGCAATAATGGAGCTTGGAGTTGATCCTAAGAATGTAATAGTAGTATCTGGAATTGGTTGCTCAGGCAAAATTCCACACTTCTTCAGAATTCCAGTGTCTGGAGTGCATACTCTACACGGAAGAGCAATTGCTTTCGCTACTGGAATAAAGTTATCTAATCCAGAATTAGTAGTTATTGTAAATGGAGGAGACGGTGACCTATTAGGAATAGGTGCCGGACATTTTGTTGCTGCTGGAAGAAGAAATGTTGATATGGTTGTTATTCTTCATGATAATGGAGTTTACGGTCTAACAAAGGGACAAGCTTCACCAACATTAAAAAGAGGAGAGAAAACTAAGTCTTTACCTAGACCTAACATAAATGATGCAATAAACCCAATTGCTTTAGCAATATCATCTGGTTATACATTTGTTGCGAGAGGTTACGCTTATGATGTGAAACATTTAAAAGAATTAATAAAGAGCGCTATAAAACATAAAGGATTAGCTCTAATTGACGTACTTCAACCCTGTCCTACTTATAACGATATAAATACTAAAGAGTGGTATGACAAAAGAATTTATAAATTAGAAACCTTGCCAGACTGGGATCCAGTAATTAAAAAACCAGAAGAAGTAAATGAAAAAATAAAGAGAGCAATTGATAAGAGCTTAGAATGGGGAGATAGAATACCAATTGGCATATTCTATCAAAACGAGTTAGTGCCCAGTTATGAAGAACGTATAAAAACTAATTCCCCTGCATATTTTGATTATACACCAGCTAAGCAGCTAATCGAAAAAGAAGGAAAATTAACCACTATAATTGACCCGTTACTAAAGGAAAGGGAAGTAGACTAA
- a CDS encoding molybdenum cofactor biosynthesis protein B, whose product MSHAHKKHRENAPKSLNFYVITISTSRYEKLLKKEPVVDESGDIIKQLLIENGHKIIGYSLVPDNKIKILKAFTEALSIDEVDVIISTGGTGYSPTDITVETIRKLFDREIEGFSDVFRLVSFNDPGVKAAAYLTKASAGVIDKKIVYLLPGSPDAVKLALKELILPEVGHLIYLVRS is encoded by the coding sequence ATGAGTCACGCACATAAGAAGCATAGAGAAAATGCTCCTAAATCACTCAATTTCTATGTTATCACTATAAGTACCTCAAGATATGAAAAACTCTTAAAAAAAGAGCCAGTAGTGGATGAATCTGGTGACATAATAAAGCAATTACTTATCGAAAATGGGCATAAAATAATCGGCTATTCTTTAGTTCCAGACAATAAAATAAAGATTCTTAAGGCATTTACTGAGGCCTTATCTATAGATGAGGTTGACGTCATAATTTCAACTGGTGGTACTGGTTATTCACCTACTGACATTACAGTAGAGACTATCAGAAAGCTTTTCGATAGGGAGATTGAGGGTTTTTCTGATGTCTTTAGGTTAGTTAGTTTTAACGATCCAGGAGTAAAAGCTGCTGCATATTTAACAAAAGCTTCAGCTGGGGTTATAGATAAAAAGATAGTTTACTTATTACCTGGTTCTCCAGACGCTGTGAAGTTAGCTCTTAAAGAGTTGATACTACCAGAAGTAGGCCACTTAATTTACTTAGTGAGAAGTTGA
- a CDS encoding FAD-binding oxidoreductase gives MKILIIGRGIVGSSLYYMLKDLGHSVNIVESRFRKFYPTLIHSLLLKGKDIELAIESKKFYEKYKIPLIKYPSYTIGKIDKKIIDEWISYGFNIEEKYINWLNSYAIIGKNTDSLVAIKKLINSVPYIDGVAKIKNNSVEIDGKAVNADVIILTAGAWNSYITDFKLPLKSYYCWAWVTTNNNPLLDKVFIYDYELGYYSRPLFGLGMKLNIVGDGDTIVGDPFTRRFGDLSPVKKATERVGELRPLFRGEGYCEGTPDMRPVYGRITDKVYIAGGLNGYGAEVGPGIAKLLVDFIVKGIEEKEYIIDRFSNISSFELGKEPHEL, from the coding sequence ATGAAGATATTAATAATAGGAAGAGGAATCGTTGGAAGTTCTTTATATTATATGTTGAAAGATCTTGGCCATTCAGTCAATATAGTTGAATCCCGGTTTAGGAAGTTTTATCCTACGTTAATTCACTCCCTTCTACTTAAAGGAAAAGACATAGAGTTAGCAATTGAAAGTAAAAAATTTTATGAAAAGTATAAAATTCCTTTAATTAAATATCCCTCATACACTATAGGGAAAATTGATAAGAAAATAATTGATGAGTGGATATCCTATGGTTTTAATATAGAGGAAAAATACATAAACTGGCTAAATTCTTATGCCATTATAGGGAAAAATACGGATAGCCTTGTAGCAATAAAAAAGTTAATCAATAGCGTACCTTATATTGATGGAGTGGCAAAAATAAAAAATAACTCGGTAGAAATTGATGGTAAAGCAGTAAACGCTGATGTTATAATTTTAACCGCTGGTGCTTGGAATAGTTATATAACTGATTTCAAACTCCCTCTAAAGTCGTATTATTGCTGGGCATGGGTTACTACTAATAATAATCCTCTTCTAGATAAAGTATTTATATATGACTATGAATTAGGATATTATTCAAGACCTCTATTTGGATTGGGAATGAAGCTTAATATTGTAGGAGACGGAGACACCATAGTAGGTGACCCTTTTACTAGAAGGTTTGGAGATTTATCCCCAGTTAAAAAGGCAACTGAAAGAGTTGGAGAATTAAGACCTTTATTTAGAGGAGAAGGATATTGTGAAGGAACTCCAGATATGAGACCGGTTTACGGTAGAATAACTGATAAAGTTTATATTGCAGGTGGATTGAACGGTTATGGTGCAGAAGTAGGCCCTGGGATTGCTAAATTGTTGGTTGACTTTATAGTAAAAGGTATAGAAGAGAAAGAATATATAATAGATCGTTTCTCTAATATTTCCTCTTTTGAATTAGGTAAGGAACCTCATGAATTATAA
- the purT gene encoding formate-dependent phosphoribosylglycinamide formyltransferase: MEIGTPLFEGAKKLLWLGGGELGKEMAIEAQRMGIETVVVDRYDMAPAMHVAHRKYVVNMLDGNAIKSIIKKENPDAIITEIEAINTDALLELESEGYKVIPNAKAVKICMNRVELRKLAAEKVKVPTTQYGFAENAEEVKKICKDIGYPCMIKPEMSSSGHGHEVIYNESEVEQKFKEAITHARGKSEKVIVEEYVKIDKELTVLTYRYLDDKGVITRTITPIEHQRPSDVYYYVESWHPSTVDKDIIERAQEYATRVVNELGGFGIFGVEIIVSGNRVLFSEVSPRPHDTGLVTMASLDINEFQIHVRSALGLPTPEVKIVSPAAAHVILANNEGWAPKFLNVEKALQIPGVQIRLFGKPSTYYKRRMGVVLATGNTVEEAKEKARKAASLVLVT; this comes from the coding sequence ATGGAAATAGGTACTCCTTTATTTGAAGGAGCAAAGAAGCTTCTCTGGTTAGGTGGAGGAGAATTAGGGAAAGAAATGGCTATTGAGGCACAAAGAATGGGTATAGAAACAGTTGTAGTTGATAGATATGACATGGCCCCAGCTATGCATGTTGCTCATAGAAAATATGTAGTTAATATGCTAGACGGAAACGCAATAAAGAGCATTATAAAGAAAGAGAACCCAGACGCAATAATTACAGAAATTGAAGCTATAAACACAGATGCATTATTAGAGTTAGAAAGTGAAGGATACAAAGTAATTCCTAATGCTAAAGCTGTAAAAATCTGCATGAACAGGGTTGAATTAAGGAAGTTAGCGGCAGAGAAAGTTAAAGTACCAACAACACAGTATGGTTTCGCTGAAAACGCAGAGGAAGTAAAGAAAATTTGTAAGGATATTGGATATCCTTGTATGATAAAACCAGAAATGAGTTCTAGTGGGCACGGACATGAGGTTATATACAATGAATCCGAAGTGGAGCAAAAGTTTAAAGAAGCTATTACACATGCTAGAGGAAAAAGTGAAAAAGTAATAGTGGAAGAATATGTAAAAATTGACAAAGAATTAACAGTTTTAACATATAGATACTTGGACGATAAAGGAGTTATAACCAGGACAATTACTCCAATTGAACATCAAAGACCTTCCGATGTGTATTACTACGTGGAGTCTTGGCACCCATCAACAGTGGACAAAGATATAATAGAAAGAGCCCAAGAATATGCCACAAGAGTTGTTAATGAATTAGGTGGTTTTGGTATATTTGGTGTAGAAATAATAGTTTCTGGGAATAGGGTATTATTCAGTGAAGTATCCCCAAGACCTCATGACACTGGATTGGTTACAATGGCAAGTCTAGATATTAACGAATTTCAAATTCACGTTAGGAGTGCATTAGGTTTACCTACACCTGAGGTAAAGATAGTTTCGCCAGCTGCTGCACACGTTATTTTAGCAAACAATGAAGGATGGGCACCCAAGTTTTTAAATGTAGAAAAAGCTTTGCAAATCCCTGGTGTTCAAATAAGACTATTCGGGAAACCATCCACATATTATAAAAGAAGAATGGGAGTGGTATTAGCTACGGGTAACACAGTAGAGGAAGCAAAAGAAAAAGCAAGAAAAGCAGCTTCATTAGTCCTAGTTACTTAG
- a CDS encoding FAD-binding oxidoreductase: MLIHNADCKEIYYPSSYEEVVNVIRQANEQKLTVHPFGLGTNHIGRRVLADVCISMSKLNKIIEISKSDSYVVAQAGISMDTLEEAIKSEGLFLPFTYSGTLGGLASTNEPSIFSLLYPYPKDFILGAKIVTGNGEIIRSGSKTTKFSSGYKIWKVLSGALGSLGIYLELIFRLIPKPEMITHAEVEDPFRYISLRPWGILSTVNGGKITNYLIFGGFSNFINKVSREYSINFSEGLPKIDLECEKILGIMTARGEEIEVLRQFQKGIAYVGAGYVRVCDPNALKLRDKGYIVIIEKGCQDDEKCFGFSYSTFKLIKSVLDPSNIFISGLD; encoded by the coding sequence TTGCTTATACATAATGCTGATTGTAAAGAAATATATTACCCCTCTTCTTATGAAGAAGTAGTTAATGTGATTAGACAGGCTAACGAGCAGAAATTAACTGTACATCCTTTCGGATTAGGGACAAATCACATAGGTAGAAGAGTTCTTGCAGATGTTTGTATTTCTATGTCTAAACTGAATAAAATAATAGAAATTTCAAAATCAGATTCATATGTTGTTGCTCAAGCAGGCATCTCTATGGATACGCTAGAAGAAGCTATAAAGAGCGAGGGGTTATTTCTTCCATTTACTTATTCTGGTACTTTAGGCGGTTTAGCCTCTACAAATGAACCATCGATTTTTTCATTACTTTATCCTTATCCTAAAGATTTCATCTTAGGTGCAAAAATAGTAACTGGTAATGGAGAAATAATAAGAAGCGGAAGTAAGACAACAAAATTTTCTAGCGGATATAAAATATGGAAAGTCTTATCTGGAGCTTTAGGTAGCCTAGGAATTTACTTAGAGTTAATATTTCGTCTAATTCCAAAACCTGAAATGATAACACATGCTGAAGTGGAAGACCCTTTTAGATATATTTCTCTTAGACCGTGGGGAATACTATCAACTGTAAATGGTGGTAAAATTACAAATTACTTAATATTTGGTGGATTTTCAAATTTTATAAATAAAGTAAGTAGAGAATATTCAATTAACTTTAGTGAAGGCTTACCAAAAATAGACTTAGAATGTGAAAAGATACTTGGAATAATGACCGCTAGGGGAGAAGAAATTGAAGTATTAAGGCAATTTCAAAAGGGAATAGCTTATGTGGGTGCGGGTTATGTTAGAGTTTGTGACCCTAATGCTTTAAAATTAAGAGATAAGGGATATATCGTGATAATAGAAAAAGGTTGCCAAGATGATGAAAAATGTTTTGGTTTTTCATATTCAACATTTAAATTAATTAAGTCAGTATTAGATCCTAGCAATATTTTCATATCGGGGTTGGATTAA
- a CDS encoding phosphatidate cytidylyltransferase, with protein MPLLTLADILWGVILTIWVGIVTLYISKIISKYTSIYVARKAIHMLGGGIVAALSPFVFTSPLVPIIASYTLMTYLIVRRIKNGIMGWFQEKDNYGEVFYTFSYGTLLLIMWVIDGNYWSTKDVFIPLLPILYMSFGDGVTGIIRNYVYKRRVKGFWGSVGMAIVCIPLGYYLFGLYGAISGIVATIVEALPLVDDNLSIPFVSFLFLYSVIKLF; from the coding sequence ATGCCTCTTTTGACATTAGCCGACATATTATGGGGAGTTATCCTTACAATTTGGGTCGGTATTGTTACCTTATACATTTCTAAGATAATTAGTAAGTATACAAGCATTTATGTAGCAAGAAAAGCCATTCATATGCTGGGTGGTGGTATAGTTGCAGCGTTATCACCCTTCGTGTTTACATCTCCTCTAGTTCCTATTATAGCATCTTATACATTGATGACGTATCTTATAGTAAGGAGGATCAAAAACGGTATTATGGGATGGTTCCAAGAAAAAGATAATTACGGAGAAGTATTTTATACTTTCTCATATGGTACATTACTTCTAATAATGTGGGTTATTGATGGAAATTATTGGTCTACTAAAGATGTTTTCATACCATTACTTCCCATATTATATATGTCATTTGGTGACGGAGTTACTGGTATAATAAGGAATTATGTATATAAGCGAAGAGTAAAAGGTTTTTGGGGAAGTGTAGGAATGGCAATTGTTTGTATCCCTCTTGGTTATTATCTCTTTGGTCTTTATGGTGCTATTTCTGGAATAGTAGCTACTATAGTTGAAGCTCTTCCTTTAGTTGATGATAATCTAAGCATTCCATTTGTTTCTTTCTTGTTCCTCTATTCCGTCATAAAATTGTTTTAG
- a CDS encoding CBS domain-containing protein: MIPKELLEEPKVVASYNDRVREVISRMQENNQWVVPVVRDKVVIGVISYNELLRRKVSPESKVINLMIPSNNVLESEDEARVVAKFYTTKSRALIVVDDKKRLVGIITREGFLSYYLNKGEIPDAKVREVMNSPVIIIDSNDSVARARWLMSNNHISKLPVLENKKLVGIVTTRDIVNRLYSEGGKKKSSILTEEERLMALPVREIMTYPVITTDGNQNVKQALETLLKRKISGMPVVEGDLIVGMFSGIDVVNLIAKKFELEMPIEAKLSGELKQGDVKAMIDGILERYLARLEKLTEVINFKVTFKEVAKSQDKKVYQVTARAVTKIGDFISKDSDWDPVTAVRKAVEKLEERVTRELKKIEEKGRKPKAEEG; encoded by the coding sequence ATGATACCAAAAGAGCTTTTGGAAGAGCCTAAGGTAGTTGCATCATATAATGATAGAGTAAGAGAAGTTATTTCTAGAATGCAAGAAAACAATCAATGGGTTGTTCCAGTAGTTAGAGATAAAGTTGTTATAGGAGTAATAAGTTATAATGAACTGCTCAGAAGGAAAGTTAGTCCAGAATCTAAGGTAATAAATTTAATGATACCTTCTAATAATGTCTTAGAAAGTGAGGATGAAGCAAGAGTTGTAGCTAAGTTTTATACAACTAAATCTAGAGCATTAATAGTTGTAGATGATAAGAAAAGATTAGTGGGGATTATAACTAGAGAAGGATTTTTATCATACTATCTTAACAAGGGAGAGATACCAGATGCAAAAGTTAGAGAAGTAATGAATAGTCCAGTTATTATAATAGATTCTAATGATTCGGTTGCAAGAGCTAGATGGCTTATGAGTAATAATCATATATCTAAACTACCAGTCTTGGAAAACAAGAAACTTGTAGGAATTGTCACTACTAGAGATATTGTAAATAGACTATATTCAGAAGGAGGTAAAAAGAAATCATCAATTTTAACTGAAGAAGAAAGATTGATGGCACTCCCAGTTAGAGAAATTATGACATATCCAGTTATTACTACAGATGGAAATCAGAACGTTAAGCAAGCCTTAGAGACCCTATTAAAGAGAAAAATATCTGGTATGCCGGTAGTTGAAGGAGACTTAATAGTGGGAATGTTTAGTGGTATTGATGTTGTAAATCTTATAGCAAAGAAATTTGAATTAGAAATGCCAATAGAGGCTAAATTAAGTGGAGAACTAAAGCAAGGAGATGTTAAAGCAATGATTGACGGTATTTTAGAGAGATATTTAGCAAGGCTCGAGAAGTTAACAGAAGTGATAAACTTTAAAGTTACCTTTAAGGAAGTTGCTAAAAGTCAAGATAAGAAGGTTTATCAAGTAACTGCAAGAGCGGTAACAAAGATTGGTGATTTCATAAGTAAAGACTCTGATTGGGATCCAGTAACTGCTGTTAGGAAAGCCGTAGAAAAATTGGAGGAAAGAGTGACTAGAGAGTTAAAGAAAATTGAAGAAAAAGGAAGAAAGCCAAAGGCAGAGGAAGGTTGA
- a CDS encoding carbon-nitrogen hydrolase family protein has translation MKIGIVQPLNTTNALYLTEESLKSGAEIVLLPEKWTRTLDDLPLHNFQQLAKKYTAYIIPGAVEDGVSIISPLIDPNGEIKAIAKKIHLFGDEKNRLLSGSSAIIFKYRGIKIGIAICYDVDFPEIIREMFLKGVEILLVPSKIPKDGIDLWREYLKVRVLENRIALVNANAFSPPEYLGMSIAYVPSPRGRFIEAKPIGELGDKEGQIVIDINPLSYMSFRIERLKEYKQFEIKELE, from the coding sequence TTGAAGATTGGTATAGTACAACCATTAAACACAACTAATGCGTTATATCTTACTGAGGAATCTCTAAAATCTGGGGCAGAAATAGTACTATTACCAGAAAAATGGACAAGAACACTAGATGATTTGCCATTACATAATTTTCAACAACTAGCTAAGAAATATACAGCATACATTATACCAGGGGCAGTAGAAGACGGAGTTTCAATTATCTCTCCTTTAATTGACCCTAATGGAGAAATAAAGGCTATAGCTAAGAAAATACATCTCTTTGGTGATGAAAAAAATAGATTGCTTTCAGGTAGTTCAGCTATAATTTTTAAATACAGAGGAATAAAGATAGGAATAGCAATATGTTATGATGTAGACTTCCCAGAAATAATTAGAGAAATGTTTCTCAAAGGAGTAGAAATATTACTAGTTCCCTCAAAAATTCCTAAAGATGGAATAGATTTATGGAGAGAATACTTGAAAGTACGAGTTTTAGAAAATAGAATAGCTCTAGTAAACGCAAACGCTTTTTCTCCTCCAGAGTATCTAGGCATGAGTATAGCATATGTACCCTCACCCAGGGGAAGATTTATTGAGGCAAAACCTATAGGTGAATTAGGAGATAAAGAAGGACAAATTGTTATTGATATTAATCCTCTTTCCTATATGAGTTTTAGAATTGAAAGGCTTAAAGAATATAAACAGTTTGAAATTAAGGAGTTGGAATGA
- a CDS encoding acetoin utilization protein AcuC — translation MHKTAFVWDDRYLNYSFPGNHPFKSLREAMTKKLLEERGAFHEIDIQPPKIISEELLSLIHTKEYIEFIKRKSEEGSGLLDDGDTPAFKGIFEAALVRVSGTVTAVELLKSYDHTVNIGGGFHHAKRSQASGFCVFNDVALAIKLAEKSFKKIALVDIDGHHGDGTQYLLYDDPNVLKVSLHMFHPRFFPGTGDEYEIGSGEGKGMTINIPLPPGTGDDMYLYAFNEIVVPKIKEFKPDLIFLLNGGDSYYEDPIVELKLSTKGYLEVVRTVHSLAHQFANGKLVMTGGGGYNYEATARIWALSIAEIAGLDFTEFETLEDCCLIASSEFVKKRVLEIVDKLKKIHGLSN, via the coding sequence GTGCATAAGACAGCGTTTGTATGGGATGATAGATACTTAAACTATTCCTTCCCCGGTAATCATCCTTTTAAATCTCTAAGAGAGGCAATGACTAAAAAACTTTTAGAAGAGAGAGGAGCATTTCACGAAATAGATATACAGCCTCCTAAAATAATTAGCGAAGAATTATTATCTCTTATACATACAAAAGAATATATAGAATTTATTAAGAGAAAGAGTGAAGAGGGTTCTGGTTTGCTGGATGACGGAGATACTCCAGCGTTTAAAGGAATTTTTGAAGCAGCACTCGTTAGAGTGAGCGGTACTGTTACAGCTGTAGAGCTTCTAAAATCTTATGATCATACTGTAAATATTGGAGGTGGATTTCATCATGCTAAAAGATCCCAAGCATCTGGTTTTTGTGTGTTTAATGATGTAGCGTTAGCTATAAAGTTGGCAGAGAAAAGTTTCAAAAAAATTGCATTAGTGGATATTGATGGTCATCACGGTGATGGAACTCAATATTTACTTTATGATGATCCAAACGTTCTGAAAGTCTCTCTTCATATGTTTCATCCTAGGTTTTTCCCGGGTACTGGAGATGAGTATGAAATAGGTTCTGGAGAGGGAAAAGGTATGACTATTAATATTCCGTTACCTCCTGGTACTGGAGATGATATGTACCTTTACGCATTTAATGAAATAGTAGTCCCAAAGATTAAGGAGTTTAAGCCAGATCTAATCTTTCTTCTTAATGGTGGAGACTCTTACTATGAAGATCCTATTGTAGAGCTTAAACTTTCTACAAAAGGTTATCTTGAAGTAGTAAGGACTGTTCACTCACTTGCTCATCAATTTGCTAATGGTAAGTTAGTTATGACAGGAGGTGGAGGATATAATTATGAAGCTACAGCAAGAATATGGGCTTTATCAATAGCAGAAATAGCTGGATTAGATTTTACTGAATTTGAAACTTTAGAGGATTGTTGTTTAATAGCTTCTAGTGAATTTGTCAAGAAAAGGGTACTAGAAATAGTAGATAAATTAAAGAAAATACATGGTCTAAGTAACTAG
- a CDS encoding 2-oxoacid:ferredoxin oxidoreductase subunit alpha, whose protein sequence is MRLSWVIGGAQGTGIDTAANIFGNAVASAGYYIYGNREYYSNIKGRHSYFSLTISDKRVRSNTQKIDILVSFDAETVFQHFYDVKDILIYNKAVETTKIDTVQSMEPELAERIKDFLTKQGYEATVKGALEYASKNNVTLIPVNYDEIAKKVADEMKVPLSVAERVKNIVGITISYRLLGLDINYLTEAINSTFKQDLYRKMNELAVKDSYDIVESRYNLKPTSKERRFWLDGNTAVAIGKIYGGVRFQSYYPITPASDESVYIEAHQDVLMEDPITGDKKKGTIVVVQAEDELAAINMASGAALTGVRAATATSGPGFSLMVEGMGWAGMNEVPVVITYYIRGGPSTGLPTRTAQSDLIFPIFAGHGEFPKIVLASGDHAEAFKDAIWALNLAEKYQTPVIHLVEKTLANSYSTIPYEELELDKLKAERGKIVESGDISYKRFKFTDDGISPRAFLGKATMYYTGDEHNEEGHISEDVVNRTLMYEKRMKKLEVADREIPEESRVKIYGDLNSRNLIITWGAPTGVLRDVLEESNIDFTLLQIRMFSPFPKNLVSKLMEGRDRIITVEGNYLAQTSLLVKMYTGKDVTNSILKWNGRPFLRDELEEALIKVIKEGEKKVVLNGGI, encoded by the coding sequence ATGAGACTTAGTTGGGTTATAGGAGGAGCACAAGGTACTGGGATTGATACGGCCGCTAATATTTTTGGAAATGCAGTAGCCTCAGCTGGATATTATATATATGGAAACAGGGAATATTACTCTAATATAAAAGGAAGACATAGCTATTTCTCTTTAACTATTAGTGATAAAAGAGTAAGAAGTAATACTCAGAAAATTGATATTTTAGTGTCATTTGACGCAGAAACTGTTTTTCAACACTTCTATGACGTTAAAGATATTCTAATTTATAATAAAGCAGTCGAAACAACCAAAATTGATACAGTACAATCAATGGAACCGGAATTAGCTGAAAGAATAAAGGATTTTCTAACTAAACAAGGATATGAGGCAACAGTTAAAGGAGCTCTTGAATACGCAAGTAAAAATAACGTTACACTAATTCCAGTTAACTATGACGAAATAGCTAAGAAAGTCGCCGATGAGATGAAGGTTCCTTTGTCGGTTGCTGAGAGAGTTAAAAACATTGTAGGAATTACAATCTCATATAGGTTGCTTGGTCTAGATATAAATTACCTTACTGAGGCTATAAACAGTACTTTTAAGCAAGATCTTTATAGAAAAATGAACGAACTTGCAGTTAAAGATTCTTATGATATAGTTGAATCAAGATACAATCTAAAACCGACTTCAAAGGAGAGAAGATTCTGGTTAGATGGTAACACTGCTGTGGCTATAGGAAAGATCTATGGAGGGGTAAGATTTCAATCGTATTATCCGATAACTCCAGCCTCAGATGAAAGCGTATATATAGAAGCCCATCAAGATGTCTTAATGGAGGATCCAATAACTGGAGATAAAAAGAAGGGCACTATTGTTGTAGTTCAAGCTGAAGACGAATTGGCTGCAATAAATATGGCTTCTGGTGCCGCCTTAACTGGGGTGAGAGCAGCTACAGCTACATCTGGCCCAGGTTTCTCCTTAATGGTTGAGGGAATGGGATGGGCTGGAATGAATGAGGTACCTGTTGTAATTACCTACTATATCAGAGGAGGTCCTTCAACAGGTTTACCTACTAGGACTGCCCAATCTGATTTAATATTCCCCATATTTGCTGGGCATGGAGAATTTCCAAAGATAGTTTTAGCATCTGGAGATCACGCTGAAGCATTTAAGGATGCTATCTGGGCATTAAACTTAGCAGAGAAATATCAAACACCGGTGATTCATCTTGTTGAGAAAACTTTAGCAAACTCTTATTCAACAATTCCTTATGAGGAACTTGAATTGGATAAATTAAAAGCAGAAAGAGGGAAGATTGTAGAGTCTGGAGATATTAGTTATAAGAGGTTTAAGTTCACTGATGATGGAATTTCTCCGAGGGCTTTCTTAGGGAAGGCAACGATGTATTATACTGGCGATGAACATAATGAAGAAGGGCATATATCAGAAGATGTAGTTAACAGAACTCTGATGTATGAAAAGAGAATGAAGAAACTTGAAGTTGCTGATAGAGAAATTCCAGAAGAGAGTAGAGTGAAGATTTATGGTGATTTAAACTCAAGAAATTTAATAATTACCTGGGGGGCACCCACTGGGGTACTTAGAGATGTACTTGAAGAATCAAATATTGATTTTACCCTACTACAGATTAGAATGTTCTCTCCATTCCCTAAGAATTTAGTAAGCAAGCTTATGGAGGGAAGAGATAGGATAATTACTGTAGAAGGAAACTATCTTGCTCAAACTTCCCTCTTAGTAAAGATGTATACTGGAAAAGACGTTACTAATTCAATTCTAAAATGGAATGGTAGACCCTTCTTAAGAGATGAGTTAGAAGAAGCATTAATTAAAGTTATCAAAGAAGGGGAAAAGAAGGTGGTGTTAAATGGCGGTATTTAA